A single window of Solea solea chromosome 9, fSolSol10.1, whole genome shotgun sequence DNA harbors:
- the dazap1 gene encoding DAZ-associated protein 1 isoform X5: MNNNLVGDEIGKLFVGGLDWSTTQETLRNYFSQYGEVVDCVIMKDKTTNQSRGFGFVKFKDPNCVRTVLETKPHNLDGRNIDPKPCTPRGMQPEKSRTKEGWKGSKADSNKSKKIFVGGIPHNCGEPELRDYFNRFGVVTEVVMIYDAEKQRPRGFGFITFEAEQSVDQAVNMHFHDIMGKKVEVKKAEPRDNKAPGQLGPGQWAPRGILSAANGWTAQPAQGWQQAYGPQGVWVSTTGQPIGGYGPALTAGRGTPTQPPSPFNAFLVTTPAGGFAAPQGYPQQGYSTAPHFGYSFGTPQADQYAAQVPPPPTTPGTAPLGFAPATTPTQDLSKAPTGQPDFSYSQYGLGNYPQDPSAYGPTRPSHSYGQDEQGVYSAGYGQELTAFGHSFADPSQPTASYGPPTAQPAAGPQSAATAFGRGQNHNVQGFHPYRR, translated from the exons ATGAACAACAACTTAGTCGGAGATGAAATCGG GAAACTTTTTGTGGGTGGATTGGACTGGAGTACCACACAAG AAACACTTAGGAACTACTTCTCACAGTATGGGGAAGTAGTAGATTGTGTCATCATGAAGGACAAAACTACAAATCAGTCACGAGGCTTCGGCTTTGTTAAATTCAAAGACCCCAATTGTGTACGGACGGTGTTGGAGACAAAGCCACATAATCTTGATGGaagaaat aTTGACCCTAAACCATGCACCCCCAGGGGAATGCAGCCTGAAAAGTCTCGAACCAAAGAGGGCTGG AAGGGCAGCAAAGCTGATAGCAATAAATCAAAGAAGATATTTGTAGGTGGAATCCCCCATAACTGCGGCGAGCCTGAACTCAGGGACTATTTCAATAGATTTGGAGTG GTCACAGAGGTGGTAATGATCTATGATGCGGAGAAGCAGAGGCCCCGAG GTTTTGGATTTATTACTTTCGAGGCCGAACAATCAGTGGACCAGGCTGTCAACATGCATTTTCACGACATCATGGGCAAAAaa GTGGAAGTAAAGAAGGCTGAGCCTCGTGACAACAAAGCTCCTGGCCAGCTTGGCCCTGGCCAGTGGGCACCCAGGGGCATCTTGAGTGCAGCTAATGGTTGGACAGCACAGCCTGCCCAGGGCTGGCAACAGGCGTACGGGCCACAGG gAGTGTGGGTGTCGACTACTGGACAACCTATAG GCGGATATGGACCTGCATTGACTGCGGGCCGGGGGACACCCACACAGCCTCCATCACCTTTCAACGCGTTCCTGGTCACAACACCCGCAGGTGGCTTTGCTGCACCTCAGGGCTACCCTCAACAGGGCTACAGCACAGCACCTCATTTTG GTTACAGTTTTGGCACACCCCAAGCAGACCAGTATGCTGCACAGGTTCCTCCTCCACCCACCACTCCAGGAACTGCACCTCTGGGCTTTGCCCCCGCCACCACACCAACTCAGGACTTGAGCAAAGCTCCCACTGGGCAGCCTGACTTCTCTTATAGCCAGTATG GCTTGGGTAACTACCCACAGGACCCCTCTGCCTACGGACCAACGCGTCCTTCTCACAGTTATGGTCAGGATGAGCAGGGAGTATATAGTGCAG GGTACGGCCAGGAACTAACAGCTTTCGGCCACAGTTTCGCTGACCCCAGCCAGCCGACAGCTTCGTACGGGCCACCAACAGCACAGCCCGCCGCTGGACCACAGTCTGCAGCCACTGCATTTGGCAGAGGGCAGAATCACAACGTACAGGGCTTCCACCCATATCGACGCTGA
- the dazap1 gene encoding DAZ-associated protein 1 isoform X2 has protein sequence MNNNLVGDEIGKLFVGGLDWSTTQETLRNYFSQYGEVVDCVIMKDKTTNQSRGFGFVKFKDPNCVRTVLETKPHNLDGRNIDPKPCTPRGMQPEKSRTKEGWKGSKADSNKSKKIFVGGIPHNCGEPELRDYFNRFGVVTEVVMIYDAEKQRPRGFGFITFEAEQSVDQAVNMHFHDIMGKKVEVKKAEPRDNKAPGQLGPGQWAPRGILSAANGWTAQPAQGWQQAYGPQGVWVSTTGQPIGGYGPALTAGRGTPTQPPSPFNAFLVTTPAGGFAAPQGYPQQGYSTAPHFGYSFGTPQADQYAAQVPPPPTTPGTAPLGFAPATTPTQDLSKAPTGQPDFSYSQYGYGQELTAFGHSFADPSQPTASYGPPTAQPAAGPQSAATAFGRGQNHNVQGFHPYRR, from the exons ATGAACAACAACTTAGTCGGAGATGAAATCGG GAAACTTTTTGTGGGTGGATTGGACTGGAGTACCACACAAG AAACACTTAGGAACTACTTCTCACAGTATGGGGAAGTAGTAGATTGTGTCATCATGAAGGACAAAACTACAAATCAGTCACGAGGCTTCGGCTTTGTTAAATTCAAAGACCCCAATTGTGTACGGACGGTGTTGGAGACAAAGCCACATAATCTTGATGGaagaaat aTTGACCCTAAACCATGCACCCCCAGGGGAATGCAGCCTGAAAAGTCTCGAACCAAAGAGGGCTGG AAGGGCAGCAAAGCTGATAGCAATAAATCAAAGAAGATATTTGTAGGTGGAATCCCCCATAACTGCGGCGAGCCTGAACTCAGGGACTATTTCAATAGATTTGGAGTG GTCACAGAGGTGGTAATGATCTATGATGCGGAGAAGCAGAGGCCCCGAG GTTTTGGATTTATTACTTTCGAGGCCGAACAATCAGTGGACCAGGCTGTCAACATGCATTTTCACGACATCATGGGCAAAAaa GTGGAAGTAAAGAAGGCTGAGCCTCGTGACAACAAAGCTCCTGGCCAGCTTGGCCCTGGCCAGTGGGCACCCAGGGGCATCTTGAGTGCAGCTAATGGTTGGACAGCACAGCCTGCCCAGGGCTGGCAACAGGCGTACGGGCCACAGG gAGTGTGGGTGTCGACTACTGGACAACCTATAG GCGGATATGGACCTGCATTGACTGCGGGCCGGGGGACACCCACACAGCCTCCATCACCTTTCAACGCGTTCCTGGTCACAACACCCGCAGGTGGCTTTGCTGCACCTCAGGGCTACCCTCAACAGGGCTACAGCACAGCACCTCATTTTG GTTACAGTTTTGGCACACCCCAAGCAGACCAGTATGCTGCACAGGTTCCTCCTCCACCCACCACTCCAGGAACTGCACCTCTGGGCTTTGCCCCCGCCACCACACCAACTCAGGACTTGAGCAAAGCTCCCACTGGGCAGCCTGACTTCTCTTATAGCCAGTATG GGTACGGCCAGGAACTAACAGCTTTCGGCCACAGTTTCGCTGACCCCAGCCAGCCGACAGCTTCGTACGGGCCACCAACAGCACAGCCCGCCGCTGGACCACAGTCTGCAGCCACTGCATTTGGCAGAGGGCAGAATCACAACGTACAGGGCTTCCACCCATATCGACGCTGA
- the dazap1 gene encoding DAZ-associated protein 1 isoform X1: MNNNLVGDEIGKLFVGGLDWSTTQETLRNYFSQYGEVVDCVIMKDKTTNQSRGFGFVKFKDPNCVRTVLETKPHNLDGRNIDPKPCTPRGMQPEKSRTKEGWKGSKADSNKSKKIFVGGIPHNCGEPELRDYFNRFGVVTEVVMIYDAEKQRPRGFGFITFEAEQSVDQAVNMHFHDIMGKKVEVKKAEPRDNKAPGQLGPGQWAPRGILSAANGWTAQPAQGWQQAYGPQGVWVSTTGQPIGGYGPALTAGRGTPTQPPSPFNAFLVTTPAGGFAAPQGYPQQGYSTAPHFAGYSFGTPQADQYAAQVPPPPTTPGTAPLGFAPATTPTQDLSKAPTGQPDFSYSQYGYGQELTAFGHSFADPSQPTASYGPPTAQPAAGPQSAATAFGRGQNHNVQGFHPYRR; this comes from the exons ATGAACAACAACTTAGTCGGAGATGAAATCGG GAAACTTTTTGTGGGTGGATTGGACTGGAGTACCACACAAG AAACACTTAGGAACTACTTCTCACAGTATGGGGAAGTAGTAGATTGTGTCATCATGAAGGACAAAACTACAAATCAGTCACGAGGCTTCGGCTTTGTTAAATTCAAAGACCCCAATTGTGTACGGACGGTGTTGGAGACAAAGCCACATAATCTTGATGGaagaaat aTTGACCCTAAACCATGCACCCCCAGGGGAATGCAGCCTGAAAAGTCTCGAACCAAAGAGGGCTGG AAGGGCAGCAAAGCTGATAGCAATAAATCAAAGAAGATATTTGTAGGTGGAATCCCCCATAACTGCGGCGAGCCTGAACTCAGGGACTATTTCAATAGATTTGGAGTG GTCACAGAGGTGGTAATGATCTATGATGCGGAGAAGCAGAGGCCCCGAG GTTTTGGATTTATTACTTTCGAGGCCGAACAATCAGTGGACCAGGCTGTCAACATGCATTTTCACGACATCATGGGCAAAAaa GTGGAAGTAAAGAAGGCTGAGCCTCGTGACAACAAAGCTCCTGGCCAGCTTGGCCCTGGCCAGTGGGCACCCAGGGGCATCTTGAGTGCAGCTAATGGTTGGACAGCACAGCCTGCCCAGGGCTGGCAACAGGCGTACGGGCCACAGG gAGTGTGGGTGTCGACTACTGGACAACCTATAG GCGGATATGGACCTGCATTGACTGCGGGCCGGGGGACACCCACACAGCCTCCATCACCTTTCAACGCGTTCCTGGTCACAACACCCGCAGGTGGCTTTGCTGCACCTCAGGGCTACCCTCAACAGGGCTACAGCACAGCACCTCATTTTG CAGGTTACAGTTTTGGCACACCCCAAGCAGACCAGTATGCTGCACAGGTTCCTCCTCCACCCACCACTCCAGGAACTGCACCTCTGGGCTTTGCCCCCGCCACCACACCAACTCAGGACTTGAGCAAAGCTCCCACTGGGCAGCCTGACTTCTCTTATAGCCAGTATG GGTACGGCCAGGAACTAACAGCTTTCGGCCACAGTTTCGCTGACCCCAGCCAGCCGACAGCTTCGTACGGGCCACCAACAGCACAGCCCGCCGCTGGACCACAGTCTGCAGCCACTGCATTTGGCAGAGGGCAGAATCACAACGTACAGGGCTTCCACCCATATCGACGCTGA
- the dazap1 gene encoding DAZ-associated protein 1 isoform X3 has translation MNNNLVGDEIGKLFVGGLDWSTTQETLRNYFSQYGEVVDCVIMKDKTTNQSRGFGFVKFKDPNCVRTVLETKPHNLDGRNIDPKPCTPRGMQPEKSRTKEGWGSKADSNKSKKIFVGGIPHNCGEPELRDYFNRFGVVTEVVMIYDAEKQRPRGFGFITFEAEQSVDQAVNMHFHDIMGKKVEVKKAEPRDNKAPGQLGPGQWAPRGILSAANGWTAQPAQGWQQAYGPQGVWVSTTGQPIGGYGPALTAGRGTPTQPPSPFNAFLVTTPAGGFAAPQGYPQQGYSTAPHFAGYSFGTPQADQYAAQVPPPPTTPGTAPLGFAPATTPTQDLSKAPTGQPDFSYSQYGYGQELTAFGHSFADPSQPTASYGPPTAQPAAGPQSAATAFGRGQNHNVQGFHPYRR, from the exons ATGAACAACAACTTAGTCGGAGATGAAATCGG GAAACTTTTTGTGGGTGGATTGGACTGGAGTACCACACAAG AAACACTTAGGAACTACTTCTCACAGTATGGGGAAGTAGTAGATTGTGTCATCATGAAGGACAAAACTACAAATCAGTCACGAGGCTTCGGCTTTGTTAAATTCAAAGACCCCAATTGTGTACGGACGGTGTTGGAGACAAAGCCACATAATCTTGATGGaagaaat aTTGACCCTAAACCATGCACCCCCAGGGGAATGCAGCCTGAAAAGTCTCGAACCAAAGAGGGCTGG GGCAGCAAAGCTGATAGCAATAAATCAAAGAAGATATTTGTAGGTGGAATCCCCCATAACTGCGGCGAGCCTGAACTCAGGGACTATTTCAATAGATTTGGAGTG GTCACAGAGGTGGTAATGATCTATGATGCGGAGAAGCAGAGGCCCCGAG GTTTTGGATTTATTACTTTCGAGGCCGAACAATCAGTGGACCAGGCTGTCAACATGCATTTTCACGACATCATGGGCAAAAaa GTGGAAGTAAAGAAGGCTGAGCCTCGTGACAACAAAGCTCCTGGCCAGCTTGGCCCTGGCCAGTGGGCACCCAGGGGCATCTTGAGTGCAGCTAATGGTTGGACAGCACAGCCTGCCCAGGGCTGGCAACAGGCGTACGGGCCACAGG gAGTGTGGGTGTCGACTACTGGACAACCTATAG GCGGATATGGACCTGCATTGACTGCGGGCCGGGGGACACCCACACAGCCTCCATCACCTTTCAACGCGTTCCTGGTCACAACACCCGCAGGTGGCTTTGCTGCACCTCAGGGCTACCCTCAACAGGGCTACAGCACAGCACCTCATTTTG CAGGTTACAGTTTTGGCACACCCCAAGCAGACCAGTATGCTGCACAGGTTCCTCCTCCACCCACCACTCCAGGAACTGCACCTCTGGGCTTTGCCCCCGCCACCACACCAACTCAGGACTTGAGCAAAGCTCCCACTGGGCAGCCTGACTTCTCTTATAGCCAGTATG GGTACGGCCAGGAACTAACAGCTTTCGGCCACAGTTTCGCTGACCCCAGCCAGCCGACAGCTTCGTACGGGCCACCAACAGCACAGCCCGCCGCTGGACCACAGTCTGCAGCCACTGCATTTGGCAGAGGGCAGAATCACAACGTACAGGGCTTCCACCCATATCGACGCTGA
- the dazap1 gene encoding DAZ-associated protein 1 isoform X4 gives MNNNLVGDEIGKLFVGGLDWSTTQETLRNYFSQYGEVVDCVIMKDKTTNQSRGFGFVKFKDPNCVRTVLETKPHNLDGRNIDPKPCTPRGMQPEKSRTKEGWKGSKADSNKSKKIFVGGIPHNCGEPELRDYFNRFGVVTEVVMIYDAEKQRPRGFGFITFEAEQSVDQAVNMHFHDIMGKKVEVKKAEPRDNKAPGQLGPGQWAPRGILSAANGWTAQPAQGWQQAYGPQGVWVSTTGQPIGGYGPALTAGRGTPTQPPSPFNAFLVTTPAGGFAAPQGYPQQGYSTAPHFAGYSFGTPQADQYAAQVPPPPTTPGTAPLGFAPATTPTQDLSKAPTGQPDFSYSQYGLGNYPQDPSAYGPTRPSHSYGQDEQGVYSAGRCQHRLLHPQK, from the exons ATGAACAACAACTTAGTCGGAGATGAAATCGG GAAACTTTTTGTGGGTGGATTGGACTGGAGTACCACACAAG AAACACTTAGGAACTACTTCTCACAGTATGGGGAAGTAGTAGATTGTGTCATCATGAAGGACAAAACTACAAATCAGTCACGAGGCTTCGGCTTTGTTAAATTCAAAGACCCCAATTGTGTACGGACGGTGTTGGAGACAAAGCCACATAATCTTGATGGaagaaat aTTGACCCTAAACCATGCACCCCCAGGGGAATGCAGCCTGAAAAGTCTCGAACCAAAGAGGGCTGG AAGGGCAGCAAAGCTGATAGCAATAAATCAAAGAAGATATTTGTAGGTGGAATCCCCCATAACTGCGGCGAGCCTGAACTCAGGGACTATTTCAATAGATTTGGAGTG GTCACAGAGGTGGTAATGATCTATGATGCGGAGAAGCAGAGGCCCCGAG GTTTTGGATTTATTACTTTCGAGGCCGAACAATCAGTGGACCAGGCTGTCAACATGCATTTTCACGACATCATGGGCAAAAaa GTGGAAGTAAAGAAGGCTGAGCCTCGTGACAACAAAGCTCCTGGCCAGCTTGGCCCTGGCCAGTGGGCACCCAGGGGCATCTTGAGTGCAGCTAATGGTTGGACAGCACAGCCTGCCCAGGGCTGGCAACAGGCGTACGGGCCACAGG gAGTGTGGGTGTCGACTACTGGACAACCTATAG GCGGATATGGACCTGCATTGACTGCGGGCCGGGGGACACCCACACAGCCTCCATCACCTTTCAACGCGTTCCTGGTCACAACACCCGCAGGTGGCTTTGCTGCACCTCAGGGCTACCCTCAACAGGGCTACAGCACAGCACCTCATTTTG CAGGTTACAGTTTTGGCACACCCCAAGCAGACCAGTATGCTGCACAGGTTCCTCCTCCACCCACCACTCCAGGAACTGCACCTCTGGGCTTTGCCCCCGCCACCACACCAACTCAGGACTTGAGCAAAGCTCCCACTGGGCAGCCTGACTTCTCTTATAGCCAGTATG GCTTGGGTAACTACCCACAGGACCCCTCTGCCTACGGACCAACGCGTCCTTCTCACAGTTATGGTCAGGATGAGCAGGGAGTATATAGTGCAGGTAGGTGCCAGCATCGTCTTCTCCACCCACAAAAGTAG